Proteins encoded in a region of the Fundulus heteroclitus isolate FHET01 chromosome 2, MU-UCD_Fhet_4.1, whole genome shotgun sequence genome:
- the kxd1 gene encoding kxDL motif-containing protein 1 gives MVEPTASGVFCNRMLSMVNSEDVNAIIQAQRHMLDRFEKTNEMLINFNGLSNVRLQQMNERFLLHTRTLVDMKKDLDSIFRRIRTLKGKIAKQYPEAFSNIHESPALEDEDEEFDPIPPSFATTTTTATSEQSTESCDTSPDVISPTVSRCSEDLSQEPPDTPTSDVLETAVLRDEGPDSVAAE, from the exons ATGGTGGAGCCCACGGCCTCCGGTGTGTTCTGCAACAGGATGCTGAGCATGGTGAACTCTGAGGACGTGAACGCCATCATCCAGGCTCAGAGACACAT GCTCGACCGCTTCGAGAAAACCAACGAGATGCTGATCAACTTCAATGGCCTGTCGAACGTGAGGCTGCAGCAGATGAACGAGCGTTTCCTGCTTCACACTCGCACCCTGGTAGACATGAAGAAGGACCTGGACAGCATCTTCAGGAGGATCAG GACGTTAAAAGGAAAGATTGCAAAGCAATACCCAGAAGCCTTTAGCA ACATCCACGAGTCACCCGCCTTGGAGGATGAAGACGAAGAATTTGACCCGATTCCCCCCAGCTTTGCTACGACGACCACCACGGCCACGTCGGAGCAGAGCACAGAGTCCTGTGACACGAGCCCCGATGTGATCTCGCCCACCGTGAGCAGATGCTCCGAAGATCTGTCTCAGGAGCCACCGGACACGCCGACCTCTGACGTCCTTGAGACGGCCGTGCTGCGGGACGAGGGTCCCGACTCCGTAGCTGCGGAGTAG
- the sinhcaf gene encoding SIN3-HDAC complex-associated factor: MFGFHKPKMYRSLEGCCICRAKSSSSRFTDSKRYEKDFRSCFGLSETRSGEICNACVLLVKRWKKLPVGTKKNWNHVVDARGGPSLKITSRPKKIKTVSKKARPSQISRLQKELKRHNSDAHSTTSSASPAQSPCYSNLSDDGSDTELNPGSSRSPVFSFLDLTYWKRQKVCCGIIYKGRFGEVLIDPHLFKPCCRNKQRQQQQQQQQQPHRQEEEEEDEEEEEEEEEEVEVEEGQMGVDKSHVEEEAVKETPTGEENAEPVKLCVTAPPTSSGEVMEVGW; encoded by the exons ATGTTTGGCTTTCATAAGCCCAAAATGTACCGGAGTTTGGAAGGCTGCTGCATCTGCCGGGCCAAGTCTTCCAGCTCCCGTTTCACAGACAGCAAGCGGTATGAGAAGGACTTCAGGAGCTGTTTTGG TTTGAGTGAAACCAGATCTGGGGAAATCTGTAACGCCTGCGTCCTCCTTGTGAAACGGTGGAAAAAGCTACCGGTGGGAACCAAGAAAAACTGGAACCAT GTCGTTGATGCCAGAGGAGGCCCCAGCCTAAAGATAACATCCAGGCCCAAGAAAATCAAAACTGTCTCCAAGAAAGCTCGGCCGAGCCAGATCAGCAGGCTGCAGAAGGAGCTTAAAAGACACA ATTCAGATGCCCACAGCACAACCTCCAGCGCCTCTCCAGCCCAGTCTCCCTGTTACAGCAACCTGTCCGACGACGGCTCCGACACGGAGCTGAACCCGGGGTCCAGCCGCTCCCCGGTCTTCTCCTTTCTGGATCTCACCTACTGGAAGAG GCAAAAGGTGTGCTGTGGAATAATCTACAAGGGCCGCTTCGGGGAGGTGCTCATCGACCCCCATTTGTTCAAACCCTGCTGCCGCAAcaagcagcggcagcagcagcaacagcagcagcagcagccgcaccgacaggaggaggaggaggaagacgaggaggaggaggaagaggaggaggaggaggtcgaGGTAGAGGAGGGTCAAATGGGGGTGGATAAATCCCATGTGGAGGAGGAGGCGGTTAAGGAGACGCCTACGGGTGAGGAAAATGCAGAGCCTGTTAAGCTATGTGTGACAGCACCTCCAACCAGCAGTGGGGAGGTGATGGAGGTAGGCTGGTGA